The genomic segment CTGACGAGCGCGGACGTGGCCGACGTGAAGTTCCAGGTCGTGGTCCGGGGCTACAAGATGTCGGAGGTCGACTGGGTGATGTCCCGGCTCGGCACCGAGCTGGACCTGCTGAGGGCGCGGGTCGCGGAGCTGGAGCGCGAAAGGGCCGGCGGTGAGGCGCGTCGTGAGTGACCTCGCCGTGTCGGTCGACGTCGCCGCGCCCGCGGGCACGACGTGGCTCGCGCTCACCGACTGGGAGCGGCAGCGCGAGTGGATTCCCGGCACCACGGTGCGGGTCGTGTCGGGCAACGGGCGCAGCGTCGGCTCGCGGCTCGAAGCGTTCACCGGGAAGGGCGTGTTCGGTGTCAGGGACACGATGGAGATCACCAGCTGGGAGCCGCCCGTGCGGTGCACCGTCCGGCACCTGGGCAAGGTCGTGAAGGGCACCGGTACCTTCCACGTCCAGGCCAAGGGCGCGACGCGGTGCGTGTTCGTGTGGGCCGAGGAGTTCACCGCGCCGTTCGGGCCGGTGGGGAAGCTGGGCTGGGTGCTGATGAAGCCGGCGTTCGTGATGGCGCTGCGGCGGTCGATGCGGACGTTCGCGGAGTTCGCGGAGAGCTACGAGGTGGGTGGATGAGCCCGGAGCTGGTGGGTGCCGACGGCATCACCCGCTGCGCGTGGGGCAACACCGCCGCCGACTACGCGGCCTACCACGACGACGAGTGGGGCGTGCCGCTGCGGGGCGACGCGGAGCTGTTCGAACGGCTGTCGCTGGAGGCGTTCCAGTCGGGGCTGTCGTGGTTGACGATCCTGAGGAAGCGGGAGGCCTTCCGCCGCGCCTTCGCCGGGTTCGATCCCGACCGGGTCGCGGCGTTCTCCGACGACGACGTCGAGCGACTGCTGTCCGACGCGGCCATCGTGCGCAACAGGGCGAAGATCCTCGCCACGATCACGAACGCCCGGGCCGTCGCCACGCTCGACACCCCGCTCGGCGAGCTGCTGTGGTCGTTCGCTCCCGGCGGCACGCGGCCGAGGCCGGCCACCATGGCCGACGTGCCCGCCACCACGCCGGAGTCGGTGGCGATGGCCAAGGCGCTGAAGAAGCGCGGCTTCGCCTTCGTCGGGCCGACCACCTGCTACGCCCTGATGCAGGCGACCGGCATGGTGGACGACCACGTGGTGGGCTGTTTCCGCGCGGCCTGACCCGCGCGGACCCAGCCGCCACCCTGCCGGACGACCTACTTTCCGGTGAACTGCGGGCGGCGTTTCTCCACGAACGCCTCCACCGCCTCGCGGTGGTCCGCGGTGCCGCCCAGCTCGGTCTGCGCCGCCGCCTCGGCGGCCAGTGCCTCGGCCAGCGAACACTCCGCGGCGCGGGCCACCGTGCTCTTGATCTTCGCGTAGGCCCTGGTCGGGCCGGCGGCGAGCCGCGTGGCGACGGCGTGGGACCGGGCTGCCAGTTCGTCGTCCGGCACTACTTCGCCGACCAGCCCGAGCCGCAGCGCCTCTTCGCTGTCGACCTTGCGACCGAGCATCATCAGTTCGACCGCCCGACCCGCTCCGACGAGGCGCTGCAGGGTCCACGACGCGCCCGAGTCCGGCCCCAGCCCCACGCCCGCGAACGCCATCGCGAAGGTCGCGGAGCTGCTCGCGATCCGCAGGTCACACGCGTAGGCCAAGGCCGCCCCCGCGCCCGCCGCCGAACCGTTGACCGCCGCGATCACGGGTTTCGGCAGATCCACGAGCGCGGTCACGATCGGGTTGTAGTGCTCGGCCACCGTCGCCAGCGGGTTCTCGGTCCCCGACCTCAGCGTCGCGACGTGCTCCTTCAGGTCCTGCCCCGCGCAGAACGCCTTGCCCGCACCGGTGAGCACGACCGCCCGCACGCTGTCGTCCTCCGCCGCCTCCCGCAAGGCTGTGAGCAGGCGTTCCTTCAGCTCGACGGTCAGGGAGTTGTACGCCTTCGGCCGGTTGAACGTGAGCGTGCGTACCCCGTCGGCGTCGGTCGTCAGCAAGACCTCGGACTCGCCTCCGGCGCCGTCCTGAGCGCCGTTCGCGGCGGCGTTTCCGAGGGTCTCCGTGCTCTCGTGTGCGGTCACCGTGTCCTCCGTTGTCGTCCTCGATGGGCGAGTCTGACAGGCCTGCGGCGCGCATACCAGCAACGATCCGGCGCCGCTAAGATCGGTCCACGTTCGCGGCCGACTCCTTATGAGGGACAATGGTCACGACCCGGTTGCTTTGACGAGCGCGAACCGGGCGCGCTGGTTCAGACGGAGGGAGCACGCTATGGCGGCCATGAAGCCCCGGACCGGAGATGGTCCCCTCGAAGTGACCAAGGAGGGGCGGGGCCTCGTGATGCGCGTACCGCTGGAGGGCGGTGGGCGTCTCGTCGTCGAACTGACGGCTGAGGAGGCCAAGGACCTCGGTGCAGCCCTTCAAGAGGCGACCAGCTGAGTTTCCCTTGCCCGGTCCAGCCGAGCCCTGGTCGGCTCGGCGTGATTCGTAGTGCCTGGAGATCGCATGGCGCGTTCGCCGCTTCCGTCAGTCCCTTCGCGGTTGATCGACGTGGAGGTGGCCGACCGCGCGAAGCGTAAAGCCCCCGAGGCGTTGGTCGTCACGGAGGGTGCGGTGCCCGACGAGGTGCCCGTCGAACTCGCCTTCACGGGCAAGCAGGGCGACGTCCAGCTGCTTCCCGGTGCCGACGGACCCCGTTGGGTCGTCGGTGTGGGCAAGGGCGATCGACGGCACTTTCGGGCGGCGGGCGCGGCGTTCGTGCGGGCCGCGCACACCTATGCCGACGTGGAAGCCGACTCGGGTGGTCGGCCACCGCTGACCGTGCAGGTCCGCCTGCCCGAGTCGGCTCACGCCGGTGACCACGCGGCGTTCGCGACCGGCGCCGTTCTCGGTGGTTACCGCTACCGCATGACCGAGTCCGATGAACCGATCCGGGTGCGCACGCTGCGCCTGCTCGTGCCCGACGGCGCCGCGGTCGACGAGTACGCGTCCGAGGTAGAGAAGGCCTGCGAGCTCGCCAGTGCCACGGCCCTCGCCCGCGACGTGGCCAACACGCCGTCCAACGTGAAGTCGCCCGACTGGCTCGCGAGGACCGCGGAACGCGTCGCGGACGTCCCTGGGCTCTCCGTCACCGTGCGCGACGAGACCTGGCTGGAGAAGCGCCGGTTCGGGGGCATCCTGGCCGTCGGAGGCGGCTCGGCGAACCCTCCGAGGCTCGTCGAGCTGTCGTACCGGCCGCGCGGCGCGACCGCGCACGTGCTGCTCGTCGGCAAGGGCATCACGTTCGACACCGGCGGGTTGTCGCTGAAGCCGGCGGCGGGCATGCACCTCATGCGCACCGACATGTCCGGTGGCGGTGCCGTCATCGCCGCGATGCGCTCGATCGCCGCGTTGAAGCCCGGCGTGCGGGTCACCGGCCTCGTACCCGCGGCGGAGAACCACGTCTCCGGCTCGTCGTACCGGCCGGGCGACGTGGTCCGGCACTACGGCGGTCGCACCACGCAGGTCGAGAACACCGACGCCGAGGGCCGCATGGTGCTGGCCGACGCGCTCGCGTACGGGATCGAGACCCACCGGCCCGACGTGGTGATCGACGTCGCCACGCTCACCGGCGCCATGAAGGTGGCGCTGGGCCTGCGCACCGGCGGGTTGTTCGCCACCGAGGACACGCTCGCCGAACGACTCCGGGCGGCGGGTGACGAGGTCGGCGAGCAGTGGTGGCGCATGCCGCTGTCCGAGGAACACGCCGAGGCCGTCCGTGCCGACATCGCCGACGTCCGCCAGTGCCCGCCCGGCCCGGGCGGCATCACGGCGGCGTTGTTCCTGCGCGAGTTCACCGACGGTCTGCCGTGGGCGCACCTCGACATCGCGGGTCCCGCGCGGGCCGAGGGTGCCTACGACGAGGTGGTGGCCGGAGGCACCGGTTTCGGCGCGCGCACGCTCGTGGAGTTCGTGACGTCCTACGGGCGCTGAGCGCGGCGGCGGACGAACTCCTGGAAGCGCGCCACGGCGGGCGGCAGTGGGCGGCCCGAGGGCCACGCCAACCCGATCTCCCGGGTCACCCGCGGAGCGAGCGGTATCTCGACGACGCCCGACGGCGGATGCGGTTCGAACGCCGGGAGCAGGGCGACGCCGAGTCCCGCGGCGACGAGTCCCCGCACGGTGTCCGACTCCTGGCCCTCGAACGCCACCGTCGGGGTGAATCCGGCGGCGGCGCAGAGCTCGTCGGTGATCTGGCGCAGGCCGTAGCCGTGTTCGAGCATCACGAACACCTCGTCGGACAGGTCGCTCATCCGGACGCCCTGCCGGCGAGAGAGCGGGTGGTCGTCCGGTACGGCCACGAACAACTCCTGCTCGGTGAGCACCACCCATTCCAGCACCGCCTCCGTGGGCGGGGGAGCGACCAGGGCCAGGTCGAGGTCCCCCGAGACGAGGCGCTCGACGATGTCCTGCCGGGAGCCCTGGACGAGGCTGAACCGGGTGCGCGGGTGGTCGGCCCGGAAGTCGCGCAGCAGGCCGGGCACGAGCGACCGGCCGAGCAGGTGCAGGAAACCCAGCACGACGTGCCCGGACTCCGGGTCGATCTCCTCCCGGACCCGGCGCACACCGTGTTCGAGAGCGTCGAGGGCACGCTCGGCCGCGTCCGCGAGCAGGTGTCCGGCGCGGGTCAGGCGGATGCCTCGCCCGTCGGGAACGGTCAGCGGGGTGCCGGCGGTGGCGCTGAGGGCCGCGAGCCGGCGGCTGGCGGTCGGTTGGGGGATCCCGAGCTCGGCCGCCGCCTTCGTGAGGTTGCCGGTGCGCCGGAGCGCGCGCAGGAGTGTGGCCGCCGGCGCCAGCTCCTGGGTGAGTCGGCCGTCATACTCATCCATCACGGTATGAATCGTCACTCATTCTGATATTGGACGCATTGGTTAGCGCCGCTTACCGTTGGTGGACGTGATCGCCGGCGTGAGGGAGTCGACCGGACGGGCCGTAAGTGCCCGCCGGGTCACCGTGTCCGTGGCCGCGGCGGGCATCTGCGCCTTCTCGCTGCTCTACGCGCCGCAACCGCTGTTGCCGCAGCTGGCCGCCGAGTTCGGGCTCGATCCCGGTGCCGCGTCCCTCGCCGTGTCGGCGGGGACGGGCGGACTCGCCGCGGCCGTGCTGCCCATCGCGGTGCTCTCGGAGATCGTGGGCAAGCGACCGGTCATCGTCGCCTCCGTGCTGGCGTCGGCCGTGCTGGGCCTGCTCCTGCCGTTCGCGCCGTCGTACGAGGTGCTCCTCGTGCTGCGGGTCTTCCAGGGGATTGCGATCGCGGGCCTGCCCGGGGTCGCCGCGGCGTACCTCACCGAGCTGCTGGGGTCCGCGGGCGTGGCCGGTGCGGTCGGGGCCATGATCGCCGGCAACACGGTCGGCGGGATGCTCGGCCGGTTGGCGGCGGGCGGGGCCACCGAGTGGCTGGGCTGGCACGGGGCCCTCGCCGTCGTCGGCGGCCTCGCGCTGCTCTGCGCCGTGCTCGCCGTCGCCACGCTTCCCGGGATCGCGCGACCTCCTCGGGAGCGAGCCGAGCCGATCGGAGCTCGGCTGCGCACGGTGCTGGGGGGCTTCGCGCAGGGCCTGCGCAGGCCGGTCCTGTGGGCGCAGTACGGCGTGGCGCTGCTGGCGATGGGGTCGTTCGTGGCGTTGTACAACGCGGCGGGTTTCCGGCTCACCGGCGAGCCGCTCGGGCTGAGTCCGGCGATCGCGTCGCTGGTCTTCCTCTGCTACGCGATGGGCTCGGTGTCGTCGGCGACGGCCGGGAAGTTCGTCGCGAGGTTCGGCCGGATGCGCTGCCTGCTCGGTGGGCTCGCGTCGACGGCCGCGGGAGCGGGGCTGACGGTGGCGGACTCGCTCGCCGTGGTGATCGTCGGGTTCGTCGTCTTCACCGGCGGTTTCTTCGCCGCCCACGCCGTCGCCAACGCGTGGGCCGCGGCAGAGGCGCCTGGCCAGGCCCGTGCGTCGGCGTCCGGCCTGTACACGTTGTCGTATTACGTCGGAAGCAGTGTCGGCGGCACCGTGGGTGCGGTCGTCTTCGGGCGGTTCGGGTGGAGCTGGCTTGTCGCCACCGTCGCGGTGTGGCTGGCGTGCGCGGCGGTGGGCGTGCTCGTGCTCGCCCGCTCGCGCACGGCGTAGTTCACCACATCGGGTGTCGAACAGGTGTTCGATGTCGCGCTACGATGGCGGCATGGAACCGACTGGGGGACTGTCGTCAGTGCGTCGTGCTGGTGGTCATCGCGGCCACCAGCAGCCCGTTGCCCATCGGCAGCAGGGTCGGGATCAGCCGGGTGTCCTCGCGCACGGCGCGCGCCACGTCGCGCAGCGCCAGCAACTCCGGTTCCCGGCGAGTCGGGTCGGCGATGCGGCCCGCGGCCAGCACGTTGTGGAAGGCGATCACGCCTCCGGGGCGCAGCAGCTGCACACCCAGGTCGAAGTAACCCGGGTACTCCACGCGGGCGGCGTCGGCGAACACGAGGTCGTAGCCACCGGTGGTGAGTCGCGAGAGCACGTCCAGGGCTCGGCCCATGATCAGGCGCGTCCGCCCCGCCGGATAGCCGGCCTCCAGGAACGAGCGCCGCGCGCTGCGGTGGAACTCCGGCTCGATGTCGATCGACGTGAGCACGCCGTCGGGGGTCATCCCCCGTAGCAGATACAGGCCGCTCACGCCCGCCCCGGTGCCGATCTCGACCACGGCCTTGGCCTGGACCGACGCGGCAAGGAAGCTGAGCGTCGCGCCCGTGGCGCACGACACCGGTGGGCTGCCGAGCTGTTCCGCTCGAAGGCGCGCCCCGGCGAGCACGTCGTCCTCGGGGAGGTACGCCTCGATGAATTCGCCGAGATCAACCCAACCGGTGATGTGCGTCTCGGAGTTCACGCGCCAGAGGTTAGCGCGGAGCCCCCTGTCATCACGCCCAGTACAGGCACCTAAGGTGCCGTTCGTCTCCAACCGGGTGGGCCGAGGGGTGGGCTTTCGGTCGGGTTCCCGCCGTCCCGCGGCGCATCCGGGACGAGGGCGGGACGCGTGAACGTGTTGCGAGAGTCGCAGGTGAAGGGCACTTCGTCCCTGGTCGCGGCGGTAGAGCGGGTCGGCCAGCACGGTCGGGCGAGATTTCTCAGGATGCTCTCAGACGGACTTCACTACAACCACAGGAAACCGGGTAACACTGTGGGACCAAAGACGGGAACTCCCGTCGTACCCGCCACGTTGGGTGGAGTAGTGAAGGGGACGGGCCGATGGAGGTGCCTCAGCTGCCAAAGGACAGCACGCAGACCGCTCCGGTTCTGGTGGACGACGAGGTCACGTGGACACCGCCGACCTGGGACGAGGTCGTCCGGCAACACGCCGACCGGGTGTACCGGCTCGCGTACCGGCTGACCGGTAACGCCCACGACGCCGAGGACCTCACCCAGGAGACGTTCATCCGGGTGTTCCGGTCGCTCGCGTCGTACAAGCCCGGAACGTTCGAGGGCTGGCTGCACCGCATCACCACCAACTTGTTCCTGGACATGGCGCGACGTCGCGCGCGGGTTCGCATGGAGAACCTGCCGGAGGACACCGACCGCATCGTCGGCGACGGTCCGAGCCCGGAGCAGGTGTACTCCGACACCCACCTCGACCCTGATCTCCAGGCTGCGTTGGACGAGCTGCCGCCGGAGTTCCGGGCCGCCGTGGTCCTCTGCGACGTGGAAGGTTTGTCTTACGAGGAGATCGGTGCCACGCTCGGCGTTAAGCTCGGGACGGTTCGTAGCCGGATCCACCGAGGCCGGCAGGCTCTGAAGTCTTCCCTCGAGCGCCGACGTGCGCTCAAACAGGAGGCAACGGTATGACGGTTGGCAAGGGATGGGGGATGGCCGAGTCTCATCTTCTTCCCGACGCCGTGGTGGCGTTCGTGGACCAGGAGCTGTCGCTCGGCGCCCAGGAGCGCGCTGCCGCGCACCTGGCCCACTGTCCCAGGTGCTCCGCCGAGGTGGCCGCACAGCGCTCCGCCAGTGCTGCGGTCCGTCAGGCGAGCACGCCCACCATCTCGGCCGGTTTCCTCGCGAGCCTGCGAGAGATACCGCAGACCGTCGATCTCCCGAACACGCCCGACAACCTCGCCGTGGGCGCCGACGGTCAGGTGATGGCCGTTCAGCGCCCCGACCGAGTCGCGGGCCTGCGGGAGGGGCTTCCGCCGGGTGCGCTCGGCACGTCGGCACCGCTCGGAACGTCCCCCACGGTGCTCGGCAGTGGTCCGCGGCTGTTCGGTGGCCGGGGCAAGCGCGCGAGCCAGGGAGCCGGGGTCGTGGTCTCGGGACTGGTCCTCGGTGCGCTCGCGCTCGTGGCGACCACGGGCGGCGACGGCAGCTCCGTCGAGGCGGACACGGAGTCCACGGGCACACCGCGCACGGGCGTGCTGCCCGCCGCGAAGATGGGCACCCATCAGGACAGCCCTGCCACCGCGTACGTCACCACCGCGGGAGACACCACGGCGACGTCGTGGTCCTCCAGCGCGCCGACCTCGTCTCCCGTGCCTCCCGTGTCCTCCGTGTCTTCCACGCTTCCGACGAGCACCGTTCCCGCGTCGACGGAGAGCGCCGTCCCGACCACGTCGGTCGTCCAGGGCGCCGAGGCCGCGCCGACGGGTGCCCCACGCTGACTTCACCGGACCGCGGGCAGCATCCCTGTGGGAGGCTTGGCGTAGGGTCACACGCCGAGCGATCCGAGTGATCACCGCAGTCCAACCGGGGAAGAATGAGCGATCCAGCCACGCCGAAGCAGGAGGAGTCCGGGGAACATCGGCTCCGGCCGCGCCCGATCGCGCGCCCACCGGTGGACCCGGCGATGGCGGCGACGTTCGGCAGGCCGAAAGGCGTGGACGGTTCGTTCGACCTGCTGCACTCTCGGGACACGGAGGCTCGACCACAACCGGTCCTCGCTCCGCCGCCCCCGCCGTCGCTCGCGCAAGCGTTCGGCCGGCAGCCGGGCGACGAGGGCGTGGTCCTGCAGCGGCCCGGTGACGACAAAGCCGAGCCGTCGGACCACGCCGACGAGCCGCTGTGGACCTCCGACGCCGATCCCTGGCGCGATCCCGGTTCGCCCGCTGTGCTCGGCCAGCCCGCCCTCCGTGGCGCCGAACGCGTCGACGGCGACGTCGAGCGGCCGACCGGCCCACTGCTCAGCCTGCCCGAGCTCCTGTTCGGTCGACGGGTCAAGCCGACGGCGCTGGCGTTGCTGGGTGTCCTCGCGTTACTGGTCGGAACCGCCGGTGGCGCCGTGGGCTGGGGCCTCGCCGCGGCCGGGGACTCCCTGACCGGTGAGCTGAACATCGCCGAGGCCGAGGCCGCCAAGGAACGTCCCGCGGGATCCGTCGCCGCGATCGCGCAGAAGGTGTCTCCCGCGGTCGTCTCCATCGAGGTGGAGGCGGGCCAGTCCGGGGGCGTAGGGTCCGGCGTCGTCATCGACCACGAGGGCTACATCCTCACCAACCACCACGTCGTGTCGCAGGCCTCCCGCGCCGACGACGCGAAGCTCACGGTGGTCTTCACCGACGGGACCCGGCTCAAGGGGGCCATCGTCGGGTCGGACCCGAAGACCGACCTCGCCGTCCTCAAGGTGAACGTCCAGAACCCCGTGGTGATCGAGATCGGTGACTCCGACGCCCTCGCCGCCGGCGACCGGGTGATGGCCATCGGCTCGCCCTTCGGCCTCGAGAACACGGTGACCGAAGGCATCGTGAGTGCCCTGAACAGGCCTGTCACCGCGCCGGGCGAGAACGGGGACCCGCCGGTGACCTACGACGCCATCCAGACCGACGCGGCGATCAACCCGGGTAACTCGGGCGGGGCGCTGGTCGACTCCACCGGCGCACTCGTCGGCATCAACTCGATGATCCGCACCGCGGGCAGTGCGGGTGAGGGCGGCAGCATCGGCCTGGGCTTCGCCATCCCGATCAACCAGGCCATCGACATCAGCGACTCGCTCGTGCGCAACGGCAGCGTCAAGCACGCGTCGCTGGGCGTCAACGCCGCGTCCGTGTCGGCGAACACGTCGCAGGGAGCGCAGGTGCGCAACGTCGAGCCGAACGGTCCGGCCGCCAGGGCTGGGATCGCGGAAGGCGACGTCGTGGTGAAGGTCGGCGATCGGCGAGTGCGGAACGCGGCGGAGCTCACCGTGGCGGTGCGCGAGCACGAGATCGGCCAGTCGGTGCCGGTTCAGGTGGTACGGGAGGGACGTCAGCTCACCGTCGATGTAACCCTGGGTTCGGATTGACGGGGTAGGCTTTCACCGCATCGTGGTTCGAGGCGGAGGTTGGTCGCGTGTTCGACAACATTGGCTGGGGTGAAATCCTGGTGCTGATCGTCGCCGGCCTGTTCATCCTCGGGCCGGAGCGATTGCCGGAAGCCGCCGCGTGGCTCGGCCGAACCGTGCGGAAGGTCAGGGATTTCGCGACGGGCGCCCGACAGCAGCTGCGCGACGAGGTCGGTACCGACCTGGAGGAGTTCCGCAAGCCCATCGAGGACCTGCGGAACCTGCGCAACTTCGACCCGAAGCACGCCGTGCGCCAGCACCTCTTCGACGGCGACCCCGACCCGCTCGGGCTGAACAACATCAACGGCACCGGCTCCGCGACCGGCAACGGTGCGCCGCAGGGGACCACACCGCACCAGGTGGAGCCGCTCCGACCGGGGGAGAAGCCCCCGGTGGACCCGGACGCCACCTGACGCGGTCGCGGCACCAGGGGGCCGGTGGGCGTCAGCGGCCCGCCGGAGTGACGTTCAGCATCATCCCCGCCAGGCCCCTGGCCCGGACGGACAGCTTCTCGGCCGCGCTCGTGAGCACCTGGCTCGCCGTGGTGTCCGGCTCCGCCAGCACGAGCGGAGTTCCGGCGTCGCCCTGCTCACGCAGCTTCGGGTCGAGCGGCACCTGTCCCAGCAGCGGAACCTCGGCTCCCACGGACTTCGACAGCGAGTCCGCCACCGCCTGGCCTCCGCCCGAACCGAAGATCTCCATGCGGGAGCCGTCCGGTGCCTCGAACCAGGACATGTTCTCGATGACGCCCGCGACCCGCTGCCGCGTCTGCAACGCGATGGCGCCCGCGCGCTCGGCGACCTCGGCGGCCGCCTGCTGCGGTGTGGTGACGACGAGGATCTCGGCGTTGGGGATGAGCTGTGCGACCGAGATGGCGATGTCACCGGTGCCGGGCGGAAGGTCGAGCAGCAGGATGTCGAGGTCGCCCCAGAACACGTCGGCGAGGAACTGCTGCAGCGCTCGGTGGAGCATGGGGCCACGCCACACGACGGGGGTGTTGCCGGGCGTGAACATGCCGATGGAGATGACCTTCACGCCGTGAGCCTGCGGCGGCATGATCATCTTCTCGACCTTGGTGGGCTTGTCGCCCGCCCCGAGCATGCGGGGGATCGAGTGGCCGTAGATGTCGGCGTCCACCACGCCGACGGACAGGCCCTTGCGCGCCATGGCGGCGGCCAGGTTGACCGTGACGCTGGACTTCCCGACGCCGCCCTTGCCGGAGGCCACACAGTACACGCGGGTCAGCGAACCGGGCTGCGCGAACGGGATCACCGGCTCCTCGGCGTCACCGCGCAGCTTCTTGCGCAGCTCCGTGCGCTGCTCGTCGCTCATCACGTCGAGCTCCACCCGCACGTCCCGCACGCCCGGGAGCTTGGCGACGGCTTCCGTGGTGTCGCGCGTGATGGTGTCCTTGAGCGGACAGCCGGCCACGGTGAGGTAGACGGCGACCGTGACGAGCCCGTCGTCACCGACCGAGATGTCCTTGACCATCCCCAACTCGGTGATCGGCTTGCGGATCTCCGGGTCGTGGACGGCGTTCAGCGCCGTGCGCACGTCCTCGACGCTGGGGGTCTCCTGGGTGGTGGTCACTGCTGCGGCACCGACCTTCTCGTCGCTGATGAATGGCGTTGTTTCCCTCATGCTACGTGTCGGTAGTCGGAGTTCGGCGGCTACATCCCGCGCGATCCTCACGTCGACGGTAGGTCGGGGTAGCCTGGGTCACACGTCGACGGTGGTCGGGGCCGCGTCGTCGAGCACGCGGAACGTACGGACGGCGCGACCTCGCGGGAAGCGAGGCGACGGTCATGGCAACGGTGCTTCTTCTGTGCGTCGTCATCGGCTTGGCGCTGGTGATCCTGGCGGCGGCCTCGGTGCGCATCGTCCGGCAGTACGAACGCGGCCTGGTCTTCCGGTTCGGCCGGGTGGCCCGGCTGCCGAGGGAACCCGGACTCGCGCTGATCATTCCGGGCGTCGAACGCATGCACAAAGTCAACATGCAGGTCGTGACACTGCCGGTGCCCGCGCAGGACGGCATCACGCGGGACAACGTCACCGTGCGGGTCGACGCCGTCGTGTACTTCCGGGTGTTCGATCCCGTGCAGGCGATCGTCGGTGTGGAGAACTACCGCTTCGCGATGTTGCAGGTGGCGCAGGCGAGCCTGCGTCGCACGATCGGGGAGAGCAACCTCGACGACCTGCTGTCGCATCGGGAACGCCTCAACGAGGGGCTGGAGCTGATGATCGACAGCCCGGCGGCCAGCTGGGGGATTCACATCGATCGGGTGGAGATCAAGGACGTCGCGCTGCCGGAGTCGATGAAGCGGGCGATGTCGAGGCAGGCGGAGGCCGAACGCGAGCGCCGTGGTCGCGTGATCTCGGCGGAGGGGGAGCTGCAGGCCTCGGAGAAGCTCGCGCAGGCCGCGGCCACGATGGCGAACACGCCGGCGGCGCTACAGCTGCGCCTCCTGGAGACGGTCGTGGAGGTCGCGGCGGAGAAGAACTCGACCCTCGTGCTGCCTTTCCCCGTGGAGCTGTTGCGGTTCCTCGACGAGTCGGCGAAGCGGGACGCCACGACGCGCGCTGGGACCGGCGACGTCATGCCTCCTCGGCCTCGCGGCGTCGCGGGTTCCTGAGCGGGCGCGGGCGGTGTCCTGTTCACCCGGTTTCCCGGGTGTACGAAGCGTGAGATCATGGCACCACCCGCCCGGGTTGTCGGCGAGCGCAACAGAGCAGAGCACAGGTGATGATCGTGACCGGTCCCTTCTCTTCGGGTCCACAGGCGCAGAGGTCGCCGCGCCTTCCCACGCCGCCGTCCGGTTGGCCGATCGGCTCGTACTCCACGTACGAGGAGGCGCAGCGGGCCGTGGACTATCTCGCGGACAAGGAGTTCGAGGTCCAGGACGTCACCATCGTCGGGGTCGACCTCATGCTGGTGGAGCGGGTGCTCGGCAGGCTGTCGTGGGCGAAGGTGCTGGGTACGGGTGCGGCGTCGGGTGCGTGGTTCGGTGCGTTCATCGGTGTCCTGCTGAGTCTGTTCGACACGACGCAGGGTTTCTCGTTCCTTCCGTTGCTGGTCGGCCTCGTCGCCGGTGTGGTGTTCGGTGCGGCGTCCGCCGCGATGGGCTACGCGTTCACCCGGGGTCGGCGGGATTTCTCGTCGGCGAGTCAGCTCGTCGCGGGGCGTTACGACGTCCTCTGTCAGCCCCGAACGGCGGAAAAGGGTCGCGATCTGCTTGCGCGCCA from the Saccharomonospora azurea NA-128 genome contains:
- a CDS encoding general stress protein, translated to MIVTGPFSSGPQAQRSPRLPTPPSGWPIGSYSTYEEAQRAVDYLADKEFEVQDVTIVGVDLMLVERVLGRLSWAKVLGTGAASGAWFGAFIGVLLSLFDTTQGFSFLPLLVGLVAGVVFGAASAAMGYAFTRGRRDFSSASQLVAGRYDVLCQPRTAEKGRDLLARQAMGSHG